A genomic window from Nocardioides jiangxiensis includes:
- a CDS encoding PIN domain-containing protein codes for MYLTPVPGSDRTALIQILRAVENSLINIRSRSHVRADLLVIYSQWAGEAVRLLRGHVRDTDIDGLVLTRRYWALQAATASTDVATIIDVEIDERRYAFAAAIAELERQHQVGLARSGHVVVPDTNVFCQHPDKIEDLDFAGLLGLRDTPIRLMIPIVVIDELDALKGKGQGPVRWRAAYSLAFLDKHLDQSGYGVIRDADFSALTSGGIPRGRVSAEVVLDPPRHVRLPINDDEIIDRAAAIQASVGRELTLITYDTGMCLRARIAGLEVHKVVEALDAEPRRQ; via the coding sequence ATGTACCTGACTCCCGTACCCGGATCAGACCGCACGGCGCTTATCCAGATACTGCGAGCCGTCGAGAACAGTCTGATCAACATTCGTAGCCGATCGCATGTCCGCGCCGACCTGCTGGTCATCTACTCGCAGTGGGCAGGCGAAGCCGTGCGACTGCTGCGCGGCCACGTGCGCGACACCGACATCGACGGCCTTGTCCTGACCCGGCGCTATTGGGCCCTCCAAGCCGCTACTGCGTCGACTGATGTCGCCACGATCATCGACGTCGAGATCGATGAAAGGCGTTACGCATTCGCAGCCGCCATCGCAGAACTGGAGCGCCAACATCAAGTCGGCCTTGCTCGCTCGGGTCATGTGGTCGTGCCGGACACCAACGTCTTCTGCCAACACCCCGACAAGATCGAGGACCTCGACTTCGCTGGGCTCCTCGGTCTTCGCGACACACCGATTCGCCTCATGATCCCCATCGTTGTTATCGACGAACTTGACGCCTTGAAGGGAAAGGGCCAAGGTCCGGTCCGCTGGCGCGCGGCCTACTCGCTCGCCTTCCTAGACAAGCACCTGGACCAATCCGGCTATGGCGTCATCCGGGACGCGGACTTCTCGGCCCTTACGTCAGGCGGAATCCCGCGCGGCCGTGTTTCAGCCGAAGTGGTGCTCGATCCTCCGCGCCACGTCCGCCTACCGATTAACGACGACGAGATCATCGATCGCGCGGCCGCCATTCAGGCATCGGTAGGGAGAGAACTCACCTTGATCACCTACGACACCGGCATGTGCTTGCGCGCGCGCATCGCGGGACTGGAAGTCCACAAGGTGGTGGAAGCGCTAGACGCCGAGCCCAGACGCCAGTAG
- a CDS encoding very short patch repair endonuclease encodes MAKPCESWASSAAARAVMQANRRRDTTPEMAVRRLVHAAGLRYRVDARPLPDLNRRADLVFARAKVAVFIDGCYWHGCPEHGTKAKTNSEYWSDKIARNRERDAETDARLRAEGWTVLRSWEHENPADVAQRILAVVRGPTSIR; translated from the coding sequence ATGGCAAAGCCATGCGAGTCCTGGGCATCGAGCGCAGCGGCGCGAGCCGTGATGCAGGCGAACAGGCGGCGAGACACCACGCCCGAGATGGCCGTACGGCGACTCGTCCATGCGGCGGGCCTTCGGTACCGGGTCGACGCACGTCCGCTGCCGGACCTGAACCGTCGGGCGGACTTGGTCTTCGCCCGGGCGAAGGTCGCGGTGTTCATCGATGGCTGCTACTGGCACGGGTGTCCTGAGCACGGTACGAAAGCGAAGACGAACTCGGAGTACTGGTCAGACAAGATTGCCAGGAATCGCGAGAGGGACGCCGAGACTGACGCACGCCTTCGCGCAGAAGGTTGGACGGTGCTGCGTTCATGGGAACACGAGAATCCTGCCGACGTAGCGCAGCGGATCCTTGCCGTCGTTCGAGGCCCTACTTCGATCAGGTAG
- a CDS encoding CHAT domain-containing protein: MARSDMLRREIAGLEDKKAGYARVIAAQEKVAAAAREAARKKREQAGRSKSASTVRTALAAAEREDKKVAAAEGKIAKARKDSAAVDKTLASKTTSLRTAEETERKNAEGARRRNAARLRTEELNHARAVAKASVPSTSIRFIEVAPPRPEPLRVLYLTANPDATETTMTNSDGSVIQQGVWLRVDQEVRQVKQGLRGTKYRDLVIVEHAPAATFTDLVEGLNDHRPHIVHFSGHADTLGVWMENEAGDIAGQDIDFGLLARLLGATDEPPRLVVLNACESIAGADELLQTVPVVIGMSDTIDDTAAIVFARSFYAALASAQSVASAVEQAKVQMLAASLIDPEQIDDSELPVLRARDDVDPRALILVTPPESLS; this comes from the coding sequence GTGGCGCGCAGCGACATGCTTCGTCGTGAGATCGCGGGTCTCGAAGACAAGAAGGCTGGCTACGCAAGGGTGATTGCCGCGCAGGAGAAGGTCGCGGCGGCTGCGCGCGAGGCCGCGCGGAAGAAGCGTGAGCAGGCAGGTCGGTCTAAGAGTGCGTCGACGGTCCGCACTGCGCTCGCGGCGGCCGAACGGGAGGACAAGAAGGTCGCCGCCGCCGAAGGCAAGATTGCGAAGGCGCGGAAAGACAGCGCCGCCGTCGACAAGACCCTCGCCTCTAAGACGACCTCCCTCCGCACAGCCGAGGAGACAGAGCGGAAGAACGCGGAGGGTGCGCGCCGCCGAAACGCCGCGCGTCTTCGGACTGAAGAACTGAACCACGCGCGCGCTGTGGCCAAAGCGAGCGTTCCCTCCACCTCGATCCGATTCATCGAGGTCGCACCACCACGTCCTGAGCCACTCCGCGTCCTCTATCTCACCGCAAATCCCGACGCGACCGAGACCACGATGACGAACTCGGATGGTTCAGTGATTCAGCAGGGAGTCTGGTTGCGCGTTGACCAGGAGGTACGCCAGGTCAAGCAGGGACTGCGCGGCACGAAGTATCGGGATCTCGTCATTGTCGAGCACGCTCCCGCTGCCACGTTCACGGATCTAGTCGAGGGCCTCAACGATCACCGTCCGCACATCGTGCACTTCTCGGGTCACGCCGACACGCTCGGCGTTTGGATGGAGAATGAGGCTGGCGACATCGCTGGGCAGGACATCGACTTCGGTCTTCTAGCAAGGCTTCTCGGTGCGACAGACGAGCCGCCGCGGTTGGTGGTTCTAAACGCGTGCGAGAGCATTGCAGGAGCGGACGAACTGCTTCAGACGGTTCCCGTGGTCATCGGCATGTCTGACACGATCGACGACACGGCAGCCATCGTCTTCGCGAGGTCGTTCTACGCTGCCCTTGCATCTGCGCAGTCTGTTGCGTCGGCTGTCGAGCAAGCCAAGGTGCAGATGCTCGCTGCATCATTGATCGATCCCGAGCAGATCGACGACTCAGAACTGCCCGTTCTTCGTGCTCGCGACGACGTAGACCCGAGGGCTCTGATCCTGGTCACGCCCCCCGAGTCACTGTCTTAG
- the dnaB gene encoding replicative DNA helicase, with protein MSVTEFDAVPLGPEPADDGWGDGPASYEPGEASRRPGDRTPPQDNAAEQSVLGSMLLSKDAVAEVGEILRGVDFYRPAHEVIYDAIIDLSLSRGEPADPITVANELGRRGELERVGGAPYLHTLAANVPIAANAMYYAEIVKEKAILRRMVTAGTKIVQLGYAGEGEIAGLVDQAQAEVYGLADGSRKEDYVPLSDVMEGVLDEIEAIGNREAGVYGVPTGFAEFDELTNGLHAGQMIIIAARPAMGKSTLALDLCRAASIHNNLTSCFFSLEMNRSEITMRLLSAEAKVPLNHIRTGQMTDDDWAKIARKMGEVSSAPFFIDDSPNMTMMEIRAKARRLKQKHDLKLIVIDYMQLMSSGKKVESRQLEVSEFSRNIKLLAKELEVPIIALSQLNRGPEQRADKRPMVSDLRESGSLEQDADMVVLLHRDDVYERESTRPGEADIIIAKHRNGPTRDIVVAFQGHYSRFVDMQR; from the coding sequence ATGAGCGTGACCGAGTTCGACGCCGTTCCCCTGGGTCCCGAGCCGGCCGACGACGGCTGGGGCGACGGCCCCGCGTCGTACGAGCCGGGGGAGGCGTCGCGCCGTCCGGGTGACCGCACGCCGCCGCAGGACAACGCGGCCGAGCAGAGCGTCCTCGGATCGATGCTGCTCTCCAAGGACGCGGTGGCCGAGGTCGGCGAGATCCTGCGGGGCGTCGACTTCTACCGGCCGGCGCACGAGGTCATCTACGACGCGATCATCGACCTGTCGCTGAGCCGCGGCGAGCCGGCCGACCCGATCACGGTCGCCAACGAGCTCGGCCGCCGGGGCGAGCTGGAACGGGTCGGTGGCGCGCCGTACCTGCACACGCTCGCGGCCAACGTGCCGATCGCGGCCAACGCGATGTACTACGCCGAGATCGTCAAGGAGAAGGCGATCCTGCGGCGCATGGTGACCGCCGGCACCAAGATCGTCCAGCTCGGCTACGCCGGTGAGGGTGAGATCGCTGGCCTCGTCGACCAGGCCCAGGCGGAGGTCTACGGCCTGGCAGATGGCAGCCGCAAGGAGGACTACGTCCCGCTCTCCGACGTCATGGAGGGCGTGCTCGACGAGATCGAGGCGATCGGCAACCGCGAGGCCGGCGTCTACGGCGTGCCGACGGGCTTCGCCGAGTTCGACGAGCTGACCAACGGCCTCCACGCCGGCCAGATGATCATCATCGCCGCCCGACCCGCCATGGGTAAGTCGACACTGGCGCTCGACCTGTGCCGCGCGGCGTCGATCCACAACAACCTGACCAGCTGCTTCTTCAGCCTCGAGATGAACCGCTCGGAGATCACCATGCGTCTCCTGAGCGCCGAGGCGAAGGTGCCGCTCAACCACATCCGCACCGGCCAGATGACCGACGACGACTGGGCGAAGATCGCGCGCAAGATGGGTGAGGTCTCCTCGGCGCCGTTCTTCATCGACGACTCGCCGAACATGACGATGATGGAGATCCGCGCCAAGGCGCGCCGGCTCAAGCAGAAGCACGACCTCAAGCTCATCGTCATCGACTACATGCAGCTGATGAGCTCGGGCAAGAAGGTCGAGTCCCGTCAGCTCGAGGTCTCGGAGTTCTCCCGCAACATCAAGCTCCTCGCCAAGGAGCTCGAGGTCCCGATCATCGCGCTCTCGCAGCTCAACCGTGGTCCCGAGCAGCGCGCCGACAAGCGGCCGATGGTCTCCGACCTGCGTGAGTCCGGCTCCCTCGAGCAGGACGCCGACATGGTCGTCCTGCTCCACCGCGACGACGTCTACGAGCGCGAGTCGACCCGTCCCGGTGAGGCCGACATCATCATCGCCAAGCACCGCAACGGTCCGACCCGCGACATCGTGGTTGCCTTCCAGGGCCACTACTCGCGCTTCGTCGACATGCAGCGCTGA
- a CDS encoding MATE family efflux transporter translates to MTRRPEDRAILRLAWPAFLALVAEPLFVLADAAVVGHLGTTQLAAAGVAGALMTTLVGLCIFLAYGTTSSVARSIGAGHTDRALAHGVDGLWLAVAIGMPVSAASWMLAPRLVDLLGASAVAGPAATYLRIALVGTTPLLLMLAATGVLRGLQDTRTPLLAAVAGNVLNVALNVGLVYGIGPVDGLGLPGSALGSVLAQVATATFLVGVVARAALRAGVDLAPHPRGVLAAGRAGVPLVVRTLTLRAAILLTVYAVAALPETDGGGEHGLAAHQVAMAVWGFLAYALDAIAIAAQAITGRALGSGDLATTRRLTTRMLQWGVAAGVVTGLGLAAAAPWLGRLFTRDRTVDDLLVPVLLVAALAQPLAGVVFVLDGVLIGAGDGRYLAWAGTLVLAAYAPLALLAPSLTWLWAAFGFGFMAARAAVLLHRARGTRWMRTGTTLTR, encoded by the coding sequence GTGACCCGACGCCCCGAGGACCGCGCGATCCTGCGCCTCGCGTGGCCCGCGTTCCTGGCCCTGGTCGCCGAGCCCCTCTTCGTGCTCGCCGACGCGGCCGTCGTCGGACACCTCGGCACGACCCAGCTCGCCGCTGCCGGCGTCGCCGGCGCACTGATGACGACGCTGGTCGGGCTGTGCATCTTCCTCGCCTACGGCACCACCTCCTCCGTCGCCCGCAGCATCGGCGCAGGCCACACCGACCGCGCCCTCGCCCACGGCGTCGACGGGCTGTGGCTTGCGGTCGCGATCGGCATGCCCGTCTCCGCGGCCTCCTGGATGCTCGCGCCGCGGCTGGTCGACCTGCTCGGCGCGAGCGCCGTGGCCGGACCGGCCGCCACCTACCTCCGTATCGCCCTCGTCGGGACCACGCCGTTGCTGCTGATGCTCGCCGCGACCGGCGTGCTCCGCGGCCTGCAGGACACCCGCACACCGCTGCTCGCCGCCGTCGCCGGCAACGTCCTCAACGTCGCCCTGAACGTCGGCCTCGTCTACGGCATCGGCCCCGTCGACGGTCTCGGCCTGCCCGGATCCGCGCTCGGCTCCGTCCTGGCCCAGGTGGCCACGGCGACCTTCCTGGTCGGCGTCGTCGCGCGCGCGGCGCTGCGTGCAGGCGTCGACCTGGCGCCCCACCCGCGCGGGGTACTGGCGGCCGGACGCGCCGGCGTACCCCTGGTCGTGCGGACGCTCACCCTGCGCGCCGCGATCCTGCTGACCGTGTACGCCGTGGCCGCCCTGCCGGAGACGGACGGCGGGGGCGAGCACGGGCTCGCGGCCCACCAGGTCGCGATGGCGGTCTGGGGCTTCCTGGCCTACGCCCTCGACGCGATCGCCATCGCTGCTCAGGCGATCACCGGACGCGCGCTTGGCAGCGGCGACCTCGCCACGACGCGTCGGCTCACCACCCGGATGCTGCAGTGGGGCGTCGCCGCCGGTGTGGTCACCGGCCTCGGGCTCGCGGCCGCGGCACCCTGGCTCGGACGGCTCTTCACCCGCGACCGGACGGTCGACGACCTCCTGGTGCCGGTGCTGCTCGTGGCGGCCCTCGCCCAGCCGCTCGCCGGTGTCGTCTTCGTGCTCGACGGCGTGCTCATCGGTGCCGGCGACGGCCGCTACCTCGCGTGGGCCGGCACCCTGGTGCTCGCCGCCTACGCACCACTCGCCCTGCTCGCCCCGTCACTCACCTGGCTGTGGGCGGCGTTCGGGTTCGGCTTCATGGCCGCGCGTGCCGCCGTTCTGCTGCATCGGGCACGCGGCACCCGCTGGATGAGGACCGGCACTACGCTGACGCGGTGA
- the rplI gene encoding 50S ribosomal protein L9 has translation MAKIILTQEVTGLGSAGDVVEVRGGYARNFLLPQGFAIAWTRGAEKTVESIKAARTARAARDLGHAEEIKGKLEGSAATVKVKAGAEGRLFGAVTVAEIATALEAVAGEAIDKRTIAVKTAVKSLGAHTVTVKLHDDVLATATVNVVAA, from the coding sequence ATGGCGAAGATCATCCTGACCCAGGAAGTCACCGGTCTCGGTTCCGCTGGTGACGTCGTCGAGGTGCGTGGCGGTTACGCCCGCAACTTCCTCCTCCCGCAGGGCTTCGCGATCGCGTGGACGCGCGGCGCGGAGAAGACCGTCGAGTCGATCAAGGCTGCCCGCACCGCGCGTGCCGCCCGCGACCTCGGTCACGCTGAGGAGATCAAGGGCAAGCTCGAGGGCTCGGCCGCGACCGTCAAGGTCAAGGCCGGCGCCGAGGGCCGCCTGTTCGGTGCTGTCACCGTTGCCGAGATCGCGACCGCCCTCGAGGCCGTCGCGGGCGAGGCCATCGACAAGCGCACGATCGCGGTCAAGACCGCGGTCAAGTCGCTCGGTGCGCACACCGTGACCGTCAAGCTGCACGACGACGTCCTGGCCACGGCCACCGTCAACGTCGTCGCCGCCTGA
- the rpsR gene encoding 30S ribosomal protein S18 produces the protein MAKPVIRKPKKKANPLKAAGVTKVDYKDTALLRKFISDRGKIRARRVTGVSVQEQRDIATAIKNAREMALLPYTSTGR, from the coding sequence ATGGCGAAGCCTGTTATTCGCAAGCCGAAGAAGAAGGCGAACCCGCTCAAGGCGGCGGGTGTCACCAAGGTCGACTACAAGGACACCGCTCTTCTCCGCAAGTTCATCTCCGACCGCGGCAAGATCCGCGCGCGTCGTGTCACCGGCGTCTCCGTCCAGGAGCAGCGTGACATCGCCACCGCGATCAAGAACGCCCGCGAGATGGCGCTCCTGCCCTACACGTCCACCGGTCGCTGA
- a CDS encoding single-stranded DNA-binding protein, producing the protein MAGETVITVVGNLVDDPELRFTPSGAAVANFRIASTPRTFDRQTNEWKDGDALFLSCSVWRQAAENVAESLQRGMRVVVQGRLKARSYEDREGQKRTVFEIEVEEVGPSLKYATAKVSRTTRQGGGGGGFGGGAPQGGPAGGGAPADDPWATPAAPAQGGQGGWGAPAAPAPQQNDPWGAPGVGGDEPPF; encoded by the coding sequence ATGGCAGGCGAGACCGTCATCACGGTAGTTGGCAACCTGGTCGACGACCCGGAGCTCCGCTTCACGCCCTCGGGCGCTGCAGTCGCGAACTTCCGCATCGCGTCGACCCCCCGCACGTTCGACCGCCAGACCAACGAGTGGAAGGACGGCGACGCGCTGTTCCTCTCCTGCTCGGTGTGGCGCCAGGCTGCGGAGAACGTTGCCGAGTCCCTGCAGCGCGGCATGCGTGTCGTCGTGCAGGGTCGCCTGAAGGCCCGGTCCTACGAGGACCGCGAGGGCCAGAAGCGGACCGTCTTCGAGATCGAGGTCGAAGAGGTCGGTCCGTCCCTGAAGTACGCGACCGCCAAGGTCTCCCGCACCACCCGTCAGGGTGGCGGCGGCGGTGGCTTCGGCGGCGGCGCTCCGCAGGGTGGTCCTGCTGGTGGCGGCGCTCCGGCCGACGACCCGTGGGCGACGCCCGCGGCGCCGGCCCAGGGCGGCCAGGGTGGTTGGGGTGCTCCGGCGGCCCCCGCCCCGCAGCAGAACGACCCGTGGGGTGCTCCCGGCGTCGGCGGCGACGAGCCCCCGTTCTGA
- the rpsF gene encoding 30S ribosomal protein S6: MRAYEVMVILDPSLDERTIEPSLDKYLNVIRNDGGTVDNVDVWGRRRLAYEIKKNEEGIYAVLNLNAEPATVKEFERQLSLNESILRTKVLRANA, encoded by the coding sequence ATGCGTGCTTACGAGGTCATGGTCATTCTCGACCCGAGCCTTGACGAGCGGACCATCGAGCCGTCCCTCGACAAGTACCTGAACGTCATCCGCAACGACGGTGGCACCGTCGACAACGTGGACGTCTGGGGTCGTCGCCGTCTGGCGTACGAGATCAAGAAGAACGAGGAAGGCATCTACGCCGTCCTCAACCTGAACGCCGAGCCGGCGACCGTCAAGGAGTTCGAGCGCCAGCTCTCCCTCAACGAGTCGATCCTCCGCACCAAGGTCCTTCGCGCCAACGCCTGA
- a CDS encoding deoxyribonuclease IV — translation MSSSARLGAHVDQADPIAEARARATDVVQFFLGDPQSYKGPEIRYAGGAEGLRADAEAAGVDLYVHAPYLINVATTNNRLRIPSRKLLQSHMDAAASIGAKGLIVHGGHLKDDEDPAIGFTNWRKAVEATDIKVPLLIENTAGGENAMTRRLEAIKGVWGAIEGTAQADLVGFCLDTCHAHAGGNPLETIVDDVRAITGRIDLVHANDSRDGFDSGADRHANLGAGHIDPDLLAQVIRDAGAPVVLETPGGAAEHTTDLAWLRQRW, via the coding sequence ATGAGCAGCAGCGCCCGCCTCGGAGCCCACGTCGACCAGGCCGACCCCATCGCGGAGGCGAGGGCGCGCGCCACCGACGTCGTGCAGTTCTTCCTCGGCGACCCGCAGTCCTACAAGGGCCCCGAGATCCGGTACGCCGGAGGGGCCGAGGGTCTCAGGGCCGACGCCGAGGCGGCTGGCGTCGACCTCTACGTGCACGCGCCGTACCTGATCAACGTCGCGACCACCAACAACCGCCTGCGCATCCCCAGCCGCAAGCTCCTGCAGTCCCACATGGACGCGGCCGCGAGCATCGGCGCGAAGGGCCTGATCGTGCACGGCGGCCATCTCAAGGACGACGAGGACCCCGCGATCGGCTTCACCAACTGGCGCAAGGCGGTCGAGGCGACCGACATCAAGGTGCCGCTGCTGATCGAGAACACCGCCGGCGGCGAGAACGCCATGACCCGGCGGCTCGAGGCGATCAAGGGCGTGTGGGGCGCGATCGAGGGCACCGCGCAGGCCGACCTGGTCGGCTTCTGCCTCGACACCTGCCACGCCCACGCGGGCGGCAACCCGCTGGAGACGATCGTCGACGACGTCCGCGCCATCACGGGCCGCATCGACCTGGTCCACGCCAACGACAGCCGCGACGGCTTCGACTCCGGCGCCGACCGCCACGCCAACCTCGGCGCGGGCCACATCGACCCCGACCTGCTCGCGCAGGTGATCCGCGACGCCGGTGCCCCCGTGGTGCTCGAGACCCCGGGCGGTGCCGCCGAGCACACGACCGACCTTGCCTGGCTGCGGCAGCGCTGGTGA
- a CDS encoding alanine racemase, whose amino-acid sequence MSLTLYVDGARLRGHLTAVTDRLPDLVPLVRGNGSGLGNSRLALEAQRIGADVLAVGTADECGQVAGLFDGDLLVLAPYRPFAPKADVSRERLVHTVSRLDDLDDLLEADPTARLVLARMTSTRVHGLSARELRAAAHRLTEAGAGTPAGPTLEGVLLAFPAAGPGRLTELHRLGHDVHASGLPTTTLWVTNLGEPEVLAARGAWPDLHVRPLLGDELWLGDEGAFSVRAHVLDLHRLERGSTFGEHGRAIPRRGHLVVLSGGMAHGIGLEPPTADLSLKARATSLARGSLDAAGLVRSPYVVDGKQRYFAEPPHMQASVVYLPEEAHVPEIGAEVELRVRFSTTTFDRTIVS is encoded by the coding sequence ATGAGCCTCACGCTGTACGTCGACGGCGCGCGGCTGCGAGGGCACCTCACCGCAGTCACCGACCGCCTGCCCGACCTGGTGCCCCTCGTGCGCGGCAACGGCTCCGGGCTGGGCAACAGCCGGCTCGCCCTCGAGGCGCAGCGGATCGGCGCCGACGTCCTCGCGGTCGGCACCGCCGACGAGTGCGGCCAGGTCGCGGGACTCTTCGACGGCGACCTGCTGGTCCTCGCGCCGTACCGGCCGTTCGCACCGAAGGCGGATGTCTCGCGCGAGCGGCTGGTCCACACCGTCAGCCGGCTCGACGACCTCGACGACCTCCTGGAGGCCGATCCGACGGCCCGGCTCGTGCTGGCCCGGATGACCTCGACCCGGGTGCACGGACTCTCGGCACGCGAGCTGCGCGCAGCCGCCCACCGGCTCACCGAGGCCGGCGCGGGCACCCCGGCCGGCCCCACCCTCGAAGGCGTGCTGCTCGCCTTCCCCGCCGCGGGGCCGGGCCGGCTCACCGAGTTGCACCGCCTGGGCCACGACGTCCACGCCAGCGGGTTGCCCACGACGACCCTCTGGGTCACCAACCTCGGCGAGCCCGAGGTCCTCGCGGCGCGCGGCGCCTGGCCCGACCTGCACGTGCGGCCGCTGCTCGGCGACGAGCTGTGGCTGGGCGACGAGGGTGCGTTCTCGGTGCGGGCCCACGTGCTCGACCTGCACCGGCTGGAGCGCGGCTCGACGTTCGGCGAGCACGGCCGCGCCATCCCGCGCCGGGGCCACCTGGTGGTCCTCTCCGGAGGCATGGCCCACGGCATCGGCCTCGAGCCGCCCACCGCCGACCTGAGCCTGAAGGCCCGTGCCACCTCGCTGGCACGCGGCAGCCTCGACGCGGCCGGGCTCGTGCGGTCGCCGTACGTCGTCGACGGGAAGCAGCGCTACTTCGCCGAGCCGCCCCACATGCAGGCGTCGGTGGTCTACCTCCCGGAGGAGGCGCACGTGCCGGAGATCGGCGCCGAGGTCGAGCTCCGGGTCCGCTTCTCGACCACGACGTTCGACCGCACGATCGTCAGCTGA
- a CDS encoding glycosyltransferase family 87 protein: MTQRVAPSLDDPVVTALSEGIGGPLGRHARPARWWTPVRVVLALATLAFALGMLQKQPCWSEDWGDGHDRYVKMCYSDVPYLYTGRGFAELLWPYDDDAEVRAKYEVMEYPVGIAYAAWAAAHVSHWLVGSGSVAARADVGTGDLLRQPGVLDEQRGFVVATTLGLALATLAAAAALARVHRHRPYDAALFAASPVLVVNALVNWDLLAVALVAGALLAWARRRPVLTGVLIGLGCATKLYPLFLLGGIAVICLRSRSWGTLARVVGATFAAWVLANLPAMLTGWDEWLHFWRFNNDRGADLGSLWLVLSQAGVPVGTKLVNDVSLLGFAAWCVVVLVIGLRAPSTPRLAQLGLLVVAGFLILNKVYSPQYVLWLLPLAVLARPRWRDQLVWQAGELLYFAGVWWYLDGQLDPGGGTQPVFYWLVILVRVLAEVYLVAIVIRDIREPAYDVVRAGDPDPVLS, from the coding sequence GTGACCCAGCGTGTCGCGCCCTCGCTCGACGACCCGGTCGTGACCGCGTTGAGCGAGGGCATCGGCGGGCCGCTCGGCCGCCACGCGCGTCCCGCACGGTGGTGGACGCCCGTGCGGGTGGTGCTCGCCCTGGCCACCCTGGCGTTCGCGCTGGGCATGCTGCAGAAGCAGCCGTGCTGGTCGGAGGACTGGGGCGACGGCCACGACCGCTACGTCAAGATGTGCTATTCCGACGTGCCCTACCTGTACACGGGTCGCGGGTTCGCCGAGCTCCTCTGGCCCTACGACGACGATGCCGAGGTCCGCGCGAAGTACGAGGTCATGGAGTACCCCGTCGGCATCGCGTACGCCGCGTGGGCGGCCGCGCACGTCTCCCACTGGCTGGTGGGCAGCGGCTCGGTCGCGGCGCGGGCCGATGTCGGCACAGGTGACCTGCTGCGCCAGCCCGGCGTCCTCGACGAGCAGCGCGGCTTCGTCGTCGCGACCACCCTCGGCCTGGCGCTCGCCACCCTCGCGGCGGCAGCTGCCCTTGCCCGGGTGCACCGCCACCGGCCCTACGACGCGGCACTCTTCGCTGCCTCGCCGGTGCTGGTCGTCAACGCGCTGGTCAACTGGGACCTCCTCGCTGTCGCCCTGGTGGCGGGTGCGCTGCTGGCGTGGGCCCGCCGCAGGCCCGTGCTCACCGGCGTCCTCATCGGGCTCGGGTGCGCCACCAAGCTCTATCCGCTCTTCCTGCTCGGCGGAATCGCGGTGATCTGCCTCCGGTCGCGCTCCTGGGGCACCCTCGCCCGCGTGGTCGGCGCGACGTTCGCCGCCTGGGTGCTGGCGAACCTCCCGGCGATGCTGACCGGCTGGGACGAGTGGCTGCACTTCTGGCGCTTCAACAACGACCGTGGCGCGGACCTCGGCAGCCTGTGGCTCGTCCTGTCACAGGCCGGCGTGCCGGTGGGCACGAAGCTGGTCAACGACGTGTCGTTGCTGGGCTTCGCCGCCTGGTGCGTGGTCGTGCTGGTCATCGGCCTGCGGGCTCCCTCGACGCCGCGCCTCGCGCAGCTCGGCCTCCTCGTCGTCGCGGGCTTCCTGATCCTCAACAAGGTCTACTCGCCGCAGTACGTGCTCTGGCTGCTGCCCCTGGCCGTCCTGGCCCGGCCGCGCTGGCGCGACCAGCTGGTCTGGCAGGCCGGCGAGCTGCTCTACTTCGCCGGCGTCTGGTGGTACCTCGACGGCCAGCTCGACCCCGGCGGCGGCACCCAGCCGGTCTTCTACTGGCTGGTGATCCTGGTCCGCGTGCTGGCAGAGGTCTACCTGGTGGCGATCGTGATCCGCGACATCCGCGAGCCGGCGTACGACGTCGTGCGTGCGGGCGACCCGGATCCGGTGCTCAGCTGA